One stretch of Bactrocera tryoni isolate S06 unplaced genomic scaffold, CSIRO_BtryS06_freeze2 scaffold_7, whole genome shotgun sequence DNA includes these proteins:
- the LOC120781399 gene encoding putative nuclease HARBI1 has translation MKEHFHKRVRGTAILPILKLCATLRFLADGGYQKCSGNDFNIGLAQPTISLVIKEVLNIIEQRICAQWIKIQMTEEEQNVSKVSFYSKSAFPGVVGCIDGMSRIISPRKEVQHLYLNRKGYYSLNVMILCDYKMSIRYVDARHAGANHDSFVFSVSDLKVHLQNNIQNNTWILGDAGYPLHKFLMTPYRLAEASSPQARYNTVHSKARNIVERTIGVLKSRFRCILSVRGLHYTPEKATQIVNACCALYNICQHFQVESPEEIPSTSHITMTNDILDIEREEEDTARIIRINIMTSL, from the exons ATGAAGGAACATTTCCACAAACGTGTGCGAGGAACGGCCATACTtcctatattaaaattatgcgcaACTCTGCGTTTCCTTGCTGACGGTGGTTATCAAAAATGCAGTGGAAATGATTTTAACATTGGGTTGGCGCAACCTACGATATCTTTAGTAATTAAAGAGgttctaaatataattgaacaacgTATTTGTGCCCAAtggattaaaattcaaatgactgAGGAGGAGCAAAACGtttcaaaagtttcattttattcaaaaagtgctTTCCCGGGAGTAGTTGGTTGCATCGACGGCATGAGTCGCATAATTTCACCAAGAAAAGAAGTGCAACATCTTTATCTTAACAGAAAGGGCTACTACAGtttaaacgtgatgatt ctttgtgATTATAAAATGTCTATTCGGTATGTGGATGCTAGGCATGCAGGCGCAAATCATGACTCTTTTGTTTTCAGTGTTAGCGATTTGAAAGTGCATTTACAGAACAACATACAGAATAACACTTGGATCTTGG GCGACGCTGGCTATCCtctgcacaaatttttaatgactcCTTATCGCTTGGCGGAAGCTTCTTCACCCCAAGCACGCTACAATACAGTACACTCAAAGGCCCGGAATATTGTAGAGCGGACAATTGGTGTACTCAAGAGTAGATTTCGATGTATTTTATCTGTACGAGGTTTACATTACACTCCCGAAAAGGCTACGCAAATTGTGAATGCTTGTTGCGCATTGTACAATATTTGCCAACACTTTCAAGTGGAATCTCCGGAAGAAATACCATCTACTTCACATATTACAATGACCAATGATATTTTGGACATAGAAAGAGAAGAAGAGGATACGGCTCGAATAATTCGCATTAATATTATGACTTCCCtctaa